gactgactttttttttagtgCCTGATTAATGATCCTTATGTAGACTAAGGCTGTGTTTCATTATTTCCCAGGGGTTGTAATTATGCTCAGAAATCCCAGGGTCTTGTAGATGTGCATGGGAAGGGTCTCTTGCAGTCGCCATTTCAAAACAAGGTCTTAGATTTCTCTTCTTGTGAATGCAGGCGGCGGTTTTAACACAAACCGGTTCTTGTCGCctctggaaggaaaggaaaatcgcCCACAATTCaaatctgacttttttttcttcagagagtGAAAGAGATAGATGAGGGATGGACTCAGGAAGAGACTGAAAGGGAACTAGATGGGGCTAGGAAAACACGGACAGGGAAAGGCTAAGGATGCAATCAGAGGTGAGGAAGATTGCTGTTGCCTTCTGGTGAATGATCCTTACAAAATGATTCCTTCCTTTGATCTCACTTAAAGGTGGTACTTCGGAAAACTTGGCCGAAAAGATGCTGAGCGACAGCTTTTGTCCTTTGGAAACCCGAGAGGTACCTTTCTTATCCGTGAAAGTGAAACCACCAAAGGTAAGATAAGGAGTTGAAGAACTTGGTTGTCATTCAAATCTGTGGATTAGTCAGAGGGGATGAAAGGCTTATCTCTAATGTACAAGGATTTTTAAATGGCATATATCCTCCCTGCCTTGTGAGCAGAGCCCTATTTTCAGTGTTCCCTCCAGGCTCTAGAGCTGCAGACAGCTCCAGAAGGACTGCAGAGGCTCAGAACCAAGCTGTTCCTCCCGAAACAGGGGCCGGCAGCTTCACTCCTGCAGGCACGCAAGATCACAGAATTTGTAGCAGTTCTTTAGAATTAACGATCTTCTACAGCTTTTAGTTCCTTCCTCAGGCACCAGTCCTACAGGTCGTTTttgcattccttttatttttttcaaaactgagGACTGCTTTTCCTCTAGCCACTGGCCTTTCATTATTGAACCACACACTGGAGCCCACAAGAGAAGCTGGAAGATGAGGAGAGCgaccccagcctgcggggctgtGTATCTCTTCGTCCGCTCCCCTGGGGAGTTGGGTCTATACCATGTTAGGCAACACAAGGGTACGGAAGAGAGTGttgtaggaaaaaaatccaagaagatTTCTTTCTCAAGGATAAAATCACTTAATTGCTAATATCTTCTGACATTTGCAAGAaagaatgttttcttcttctgttactgagtggaagtgtgtgtgtgcacgtgtgtgcacccTCTTCAGAATTATTAATCAGAATACTCAAGTAAATGAGACCCCAAAAACAAATGAGCTCTCAAAATGACCGGAGCTGCTAATGCTTCCTGTGTTTCCCAGGTGCCTACTCACTGTCAATCCGAGACTGGGATGATATGAAAGGAGACCACGTCAAACATTATAAAATTCGCAAACTTGACAATGGCGGATACTACATTACCACCCGGGCCCAGTTTGAAACACTTCAGCAGCTTGTACAACATTACTCAGGTAACACTGATTCTCACTAACTACTAACCACTGGTATACTGGAGGGAATGGGTGGGcacggcggggtgggggggggttgaaGCATATACAAGGTCAGCAGTGAAATAGTTTTCTTTGCCAGCCGTACAAGGTGGGGCTTGGCTGAATAGGTTCTGTTGATGTCTTTCTACCATAGTTATTATTAGTTCCGTACGTTTGTCAAAAGGTTCTATAACATTCTAGTTCCCAAATGCAAAGCAATAAGTTAAATTGTAAAAGTTGTCATCTTTTCCCGTTCCCCTGGAGTCTGTCATCAGAAACCGTGACAGGAGAGGGAGCAGTGTCTGGGAGGGAACTCATGGGGGGCTCCTGTAGGGGGTCCCCCAGTTCACACTCCACACTCACAGGAGTGACTGCACATGCTTTTCGTTCCCAGGACCCGATGAAGTTTGCAATCCATTTATCATGTTCTACTTCTCCACCGATACTGCTGTTTCCTAATTAGATGTAGACTCTGTGACCCACAGCTCCTAGATCTGTTCCAGCTATTGTATTAAACTTATACATAGTCGGTAGATCAGTGTCTTTCCTAGAAATGTATACTTATTAGGTGTTTAGGTGTGCAATCTGTACATTTTAGTAAAGACTATGGTCTTATATGCAAGTGTCAAAATGATCACTTTCTTTCCAAGATTAGCAGGAGTATCCCACtatataacatatacacacaGGTGGATTTTTATATAGCCACATATGTACAGATAGAGAACTATATCCCCTTAAACCCAGTAGGTTTTTTGTgatatgtgtacgtgtgtgtatatatgtatacatatacatgcatacacacatatacacattttatattgTTCTTCAGGACAGTAACAAAACCCCATAATAGTACACGACTTGACCTCAACTATTGCTCGAtgcacattcatttaaaaaatgtgtgtataattttttagCGCCAAAAAAAGCAATCTTTTGAAGATGACAATAAGAAATGCCTATCAGTTAATCCTGGACACtaatgaaaaagtgaaaaaattaacaacactTGGAGTACTCGTTGATTAGGGCATTGAATAGCTTTAGTTTATGTGGCTTCTAATGAAATATTTAGTAGAAATGAAGCAGAATATCTCCCTGAGCTTAAGCGACATACTCAGAATGCCTGCATGTGTAAGGATTTTTCAAATGCCGAAATATATTTCATTACAGCCAAACATCAGCAGGGTCCCCAGGGTTTGgatcatttgaaaatattgtgtTGGAAAGGGCACCTTAATAACATCGTAaagctggaaggagagaagggataTGAAGAGCAATAGACattttttaatctcaaaaaaaaaaatcgatcTCAAGttagatttgtttttatattggcttttcctcttccctctttctctctcccacacaaTAAAGTGCCTTTGAAATATCGACACATAAATAATTTCCTGCCTAAACATCTCAGAACCTGATCCtaccaaaaagaaaggaataaaaagtaaCTTAGAGCTGGTTCCTGGAGAAAAAACAACACTACGTATGATTTCCCTGGATCTGAGGGGCCTCCAGTGGGGTGTGGTGGGGCGGGGCTCTGTCCATCTCACAAACCAGCTCTCCACAGCCTTTGTCACTGCCCTGATTCCTCGTGCTTTGTTACCTTTTCTTACCTGACAGATGTTTCGCTTGGCATTCAGGCAATTTCCTCCCTCACCGCTGCTAGATTCTAAAAGGTatattcttaaaagaaagaaagaaagaaggaagggaaaaaaatttccaaataaccCATAAATGgtaacttttttcctttgtcttttacATAGGAAATAGAGTGCTTTCACATCCTTGAGTTTCTGcagatttcagttttctttctttctactttgaaACCAGATTTCTAAATTATACATTGGAGACtgttacaaagatttttttttaatgggaaatatCAAAGAAGCAAGAGTATCTGACTGGTAGAATAGAGTCAGTTAAAATGCCAAAGAAATCCTAGAGAAATGTgacctcttttttcccctgccaGGTATAATCTTCAGTCTTATTCATTTATAACAGTCTAACATTCTATGGAAAAATCCTGTACCGaagttataattttaaacatattcaAAGCAAAGAAAGTCCCTGAACCCTTGATattagagagggaggggacagTCGTGCTGACATTCTGTAGTCCAAATGTACCTTTTGAAATCAATGGAGGTATTTTCAGGGTTCCAGAGACATGATATTAGCATATTAGGCGGAAAAcgtttttcttctttagtgacTATAGAAACCAAAACAGCCATACCTGTACCTGTATGTGTGTAGCCTATATTATACCTGGAAGCACGGAGCAGTCCACATGTAAAATGTCCTCTGTTCTACCTCCAATGAACATGTTTCAGTGTGTGGTGTCTAATCTTCCAAGATGTGTGCCGTTCTCTGCCAACGTAGCACTGTTTCGAGCAACGCTGTGCGCTCGCTGGGTTTGTGTGACTGTAAGTGTTGTTTCACGtgttctgcttttctctccctctcctgctgctgtcCCCACTCCATCAGAGAGAGCCGCAGGTCTCTGCTGCCGCCTAGTAGTTCCCTGTCATAAAGGGATGCCAAGGCTTACCGATCTGTCTGTCAAAACCAAAGATGTCTGGGAGATCCCTCGAGAATCCCTGCAGTTGATCAAGAGACTGGGAAATGGGCAGTTTGGGGAAGTATGGATGGGTATGCTGAGACTCAATTAATTATTCTATTACTAGCTCTCCCGTTTGGGAAATCCCAAACATCAAAGATGGAAGGTGAAAAATGAAGACTGTGTGACCTGAAAGAAGGTTTAAATTACTAATAGTGGGGAATTACACATTTGATTTGGATTTCAGAATTCCAGAATTTCCAAAAGAGAGATAGTGGTCAAGATTGGCAGATGGCTCAAATTATGCTGTGACATGAGTTTCAATTCATAAACTGGAAAATAGTACAAGGAATGTTCCAGCCTGCACAAATGCCTtgcctttcattttcaaatgcaaatgttTACCTAGTGCAGTGTCGCCCTAAAGGGCAAGTCACCTTCCATCTTTCCTAGTGCATGCATAATTATGGATTATAAggattgtgttttctttattaattccCTTTCCTGTAGAGAAAGCTGATGGTTTGTGTTTTAACTTAACTGTGATTGCATCGAGTTGTACCCCACAAACTTCTGGATTGGCTAAAGATGCTTGGGAAGTTGCACGTGAttcattgtttctggagaagAAGCTGGGTCAGGGGTGTTTCGCTGAAGTGTGGCTTGGTAAGGCAGAGGGCACATTTCATTTTGGCTGCATCTCAAAGCCAATTCGACAGTTTGGGGCAAAAACACCCACACAGTCATTGGGACCAAGACATTTAACCTGCATAGCTAGATAGGCACAAGACATGCAGATTTTGAGAATATGGCAATACTTTGCTGTACTTTTCTATCCTTCTTCATATGGTTAATGAAGGCAGGCACACACAGAACAAGAAACCAATACAATAAGAATCCGTTGTTTCTTCTTCCTAAGACCTGGGAAGGTAAGATACTATAGATGGGTTGCTATAGGGAAAGACCATCGACTTTTTTGCTTAAtgggcctgggtttgaatctttaCTACCTGATTAACCATGGGTAAGGGGCTaatttaacctctttgagccttagttccctcatctgtaaaattggaatgatacctACTTTATAAGATTGAGGACTACATAGGACAATATACTTAGAGTCCCTGTGCTGAGTAGATGCTCAGTAGATGTTCATACTTCTCTCAATTTGGTTGTCATATCGTTGATAAGGCTGACTGCACTGGGCGCCTCCCACTGCCTTAGAACACCCTTTGTATCAGTTGCAGCTTTGCTTAAAGAAAATCCAAGAATTTGGCCCCACCCAAACACATCTGTTAGTGAGACAGATGTTGGTGCTTATGGAATCCTCCTCCTTTCTTAGATTCAATTAAACACAATAAAGATAAGTACCTGTTGCTATGTGTAGCAGTAGGTCGTTTGGGGGGGGGTCAGAATTAAAAGATTTAACACAGCAAAAGCACTTGGAACAGAGCCTGGCAAGGATTAAGTAttacatagatatagatagagcAATAAGGATAGAGATGGACACTCAgacatacacatttatatgtgCATGAGTAAGCTACtatataataagtatatataaatatctttatatgGCCTTCCTCTCCCTCATCTGCCCAATTTGTAATTGAAGTTGGGGGTGCCAAGGATTTTAGTTCAGTCACTTATGCAGTCAGGAAGAATCGGACATcatacagaaatttattttcaaactttataGTTATCAACTTTAAATCATTATGCCATATTATTAAGAGTCTATTTCCCACTGAGCATAGAACATCATGTTATGGTAGGCCAGGATCAAGATGGCATGCCAGTGAGACTAACTGGGTTGTTACTAGAGAAGAAAAtctctatttaaaattttgggatgctAACAGCACTCAGATAGCAAAGACCACTTACAGATTGTCAGATTTTCCATTTATGTTCAGTGGTCAGATATTTTATAAGGTTTGAATGAACTCTTGTTTAAGCCGCTGTTCTTTCATAACTTAGATTTTTGTAGGTTGCATGTTGTAATTATATGAACCATGTGAACAGGGTGACAAagtttacagaattttttaattctaaaatctattatattaaatgtaaaattaatcttaatttaaaccagttttcttttctaaatagaaAAGGCATAATCTAACTTagcagatttttctctttcccttagaGTTTTAAGTCAAAGTCATAGGACTAATAATGGAATACACATTgatcctagattttttttttttaattttggggctGAAAGAGATTCAAAAGATAATCCAATTCCATTCctgtattttacagataaggcaaCAATGATCATTAACCAGGCCTGTCTCTGTACCTACTCGATTTTAACATGTTATGCCTAAATATTTCTGTTCCCTCTTAGCTGCTGTTTAATTTTTTCACTCTTAACTGATAGAAGCTATGGTTCTTGTGGCTGACCATCAGTAAACCTGAGGAATTTTCCTTACCTGGTTGAACTATGGGGCAAGTAGACCGTGAGCTTCTTGCCAGTGCTCATCAGCGTACTTGTAATCTTACTTATATGTCAGCTGTTCAAGGACTCAGTCAAGTAGCCCACCTGCTGCAGACAGCTGAAAGTCTAGAGGTAATCTCCAGACATCCTCAGTGTGttgccatgttttgttttgtttttttttttcctaatggcaCACTTCATAAAATGGAACTTCATCTAGTTTTTTCCATGCTCACTCTACTACCTAAGGGATAGCAATGGGATGGCCAGGCCTGTTCTAACCTTTGGACTTTCATCCTTGTAAAGAACTGTCCAGAGCTTTTGGTACCAATTTGTAATCACATGAGTGAGCACCAGAAAAGGAAAGTGGCAtatatcaaaataagaaaaaagttacaaGAATTATAAACCATAATATAGCCacaaggaaatacatttttcctgTCGAAAATATTTGACCGAGTCCTTACATTTGATTGTCCTCattcaacaaaaaaaaagataccaaagTTTTTCTAGGTTAAACTCTAACTTTATGCAAGTAGCTATtgatttaaaagctttttttttcccatcaaaaGAGGATCTTGAATTTGACTTAATATCATGGGATGTGTGCAGGTACCTGGAACGGAAACACAAAAGTAGCCATAAAGACTCTTAAACCAGGCACAATGTCCCCGGAGTCATTCCTTGAGGAGGCACAGATCATGAAGAAGTTGAAACATGACAAGTTGGTCCAGCTCTACGCGGTCGTGTCTGAGGAGCCTATCTACATTGTCACCGAGTACATGAATAAAGGTTGGGGCCCACCTCACAATTGACTCACAGGGGTTGttttggggagggaaatggtgttgcctgcttgtttttttcctagtttttgcATGAGTCAAGCAATCCCATCAGGAAGCACAAAGGGTGTGCTCATTaatgaaaacatgtttaaaaCAGACCATGACCTTGCGTTTGCCCCCCAAGTCTGTATGAAATGCAACACCTTCTCGTGCTGCACGTGTCAGGAGTCCCAGCTCCTGGCCATAATgaaagcattcattttttttttttaaagattttatttattattagagagagagacagccagcgagagagggaacacaggcagggggagtgggagaggaagaagcaggctcccagtggaggagcctgacatggggctcgatcccagaactccaggatcacgccctgagccgaaggcagacgcttaacgactgagccacccaggtgccctgaaaacattcatttttaatatcagGGGTGGTGTGGGGGGCTATGATCATTTGCTATCATTTTGAATGCGATGGGCTGAATTTCCTTTTTCAGGGCTGAACAGTTAATATCAAACACGGGTCTGTGGGCTCAGTGTTTTTCCAGCTCTCTTCTTAAACATCAGTTGAAGAAAGACATGCTTTTAAAGAGCAcagttttttaaggtttattttatttattttagagagagagagtacaagtgggagggacagagggagaaggagagagagtgtcaagcgactccatgctgggcgtagagcctgattcagggctcgatctcacgatcccaagatcacgacctgagccgaagtgaagagttggacgctcagctGACTGTTCTACCCAGGCgttcccaaagagcacattttattctcttttgctctttctctttctcatcaaaGCATTATTGCCAGGGATAAGCCAAAGATCactttgttttggaaaaatagacaaagcaaaCAAGAAACAACCTTAAAAGGCAATGCATTGTGCATCAGAGGACACCAGtgtaatttttcctttccatgtactttctttttaaatatatttggaattctttttttcctggcagACTCTTTGTCCTTTGTATCCAGGGTTATTTGGCAAATAACTTAGTAAAGCATAAGAGCAGTCACGAATGGCCATCATGAACCTCCAGCCTCTGCACGGGATTGTTTCAGCACTGGTGTTGGTCCTGAGCTCCCCAGGCTGGCTTGTCACAGGGGCTCTGAAGCTTCTGCTGGTCGTGTCAGATAGCCTGGAGGCCTGGCTGGCCATGGTCTAGCAGGGGGAGCTACCTGCCCTACTCTGTATTCCTCAGTCTTCCCTTGGCCTAAAATCTGTAAATAAGCGaggccagtgattctcaaactttgctCTGTGTCAGAATCACTTCTGATTCACTCAGGGTGCTTCTTACAATACAGGCTTGTGGGCCCAGCTTCCAGagtttctgcttctgcttcttggGTAGAACCCGAGAGTGTGCATGTCTAACAAATCCCCTGAGGGATGCCATCCCTGCTGGTCCCGGGACCGCCCTTCGGGAACCACGCAGCTGGGCAGCATCTTCCCCGTGTCACTCCTCCATTCAGGGCTGCTGGGGGATGAGGCTGATGTGGTACAGCTCCCCACGTATCCCCACGTGTCCCTCTTTGTGACATAAAGGGAATCGCCTTCCATGTATTGCGGTTTTATCAAACCTTTGTTGTCCTTAGAAATGGAGTCACCATTGTTTCTGAAAGATGAAACTGCTACCTCTCAATGCACACAGTGTTTTctaccctctttttctttttgtataaatCTTTTCTTCATTGATGGCATTATTCATTCAGTCACCTCATTACTTCTAATAAGAAACCCAAATACAGTCCTTTGTCAGTGTTTTTATCTTTCAGAGTAAATTGAAATGGTTTAATCTTTTGTTCACAGGAAGTCTACTTGATTTCTTAAAAGATGGGGAAGGAAGAGCTCTGAAATTACCAAACCTTGTGGATATGGCAGCACAGGTAGGCCGCGTGGCCCTCTGACTCCCGCCTCTGGTTTAGTGATGTGTAGGTACATCAAGACATGGTGTGACACGTGTCTTGTTCCTCGGTTCCCACAGGTTGCTGCAGGAATGGCTTACATCGAGCGAATGAATTACATCCACAGGGATCTGCGATCAGCAAACATTCTAGTGGGGAATGGACTAATATGCAAGATTGCTGACTTTGGATTGGCTAGATTGATTGAAGACAATGAATACACAGCAAGACAAGGTGGGCATTTAAAGAGGATGGCTCGTGATCACATCCTTGAGAACTGTCACTTACTGCAcagtccttcctctct
The DNA window shown above is from Ursus arctos isolate Adak ecotype North America unplaced genomic scaffold, UrsArc2.0 scaffold_13, whole genome shotgun sequence and carries:
- the FYN gene encoding tyrosine-protein kinase Fyn isoform X1, whose amino-acid sequence is MGCVQCKDKEATKLTEERDGSLNQSSGYRYGTDPTPQHYPSFGVTSIPNYNNFHAAGGQGLTVFGGVNSSSHTGTLRTRGGTGVTLFVALYDYEARTEDDLSFHKGEKFQILNSSEGDWWEARSLTTGETGYIPSNYVAPVDSIQAEEWYFGKLGRKDAERQLLSFGNPRGTFLIRESETTKGAYSLSIRDWDDMKGDHVKHYKIRKLDNGGYYITTRAQFETLQQLVQHYSERAAGLCCRLVVPCHKGMPRLTDLSVKTKDVWEIPRESLQLIKRLGNGQFGEVWMGTWNGNTKVAIKTLKPGTMSPESFLEEAQIMKKLKHDKLVQLYAVVSEEPIYIVTEYMNKGSLLDFLKDGEGRALKLPNLVDMAAQVAAGMAYIERMNYIHRDLRSANILVGNGLICKIADFGLARLIEDNEYTARQGAKFPIKWTAPEAALYGRFTIKSDVWSFGILLTELVTKGRVPYPGMNNREVLEQVERGYRMPCPQDCPISLHELMIHCWKKDPEERPTFEYLQGFLEDYFTATEPQYQPGENL
- the FYN gene encoding tyrosine-protein kinase Fyn isoform X2 produces the protein MGCVQCKDKEATKLTEERDGSLNQSSGYRYGTDPTPQHYPSFGVTSIPNYNNFHAAGGQGLTVFGGVNSSSHTGTLRTRGGTGVTLFVALYDYEARTEDDLSFHKGEKFQILNSSEGDWWEARSLTTGETGYIPSNYVAPVDSIQAEEWYFGKLGRKDAERQLLSFGNPRGTFLIRESETTKGAYSLSIRDWDDMKGDHVKHYKIRKLDNGGYYITTRAQFETLQQLVQHYSEKADGLCFNLTVIASSCTPQTSGLAKDAWEVARDSLFLEKKLGQGCFAEVWLGTWNGNTKVAIKTLKPGTMSPESFLEEAQIMKKLKHDKLVQLYAVVSEEPIYIVTEYMNKGSLLDFLKDGEGRALKLPNLVDMAAQVAAGMAYIERMNYIHRDLRSANILVGNGLICKIADFGLARLIEDNEYTARQGAKFPIKWTAPEAALYGRFTIKSDVWSFGILLTELVTKGRVPYPGMNNREVLEQVERGYRMPCPQDCPISLHELMIHCWKKDPEERPTFEYLQGFLEDYFTATEPQYQPGENL